A segment of the Salmo trutta chromosome 3, fSalTru1.1, whole genome shotgun sequence genome:
GTCACACACCCAACCAATCCTAAAACCACTGACAGCAGTACTTAACACTTGTAATATCCATCATTTCAATACAAATCAGTGTGTTTGCAAATATACAAGatttgtgtgtgttaccttgtcgTTCTTgaaggtgaggtgctggaggAAGGCAGCAGCGTTGGTTTTGACCGGGTCCAGCCTGTAGTTCAACATGGCGATGACCTCAGGAAGCTCCGGCTGTCTCCAGGAAGTGGGCGGACCCTTCCTCAGGGTGCTGTCCAATGACGCCATACTTCCTCTCTCCATGTTGACGCCCCAGGTGTAGGTGTCGACTCCTCCCATGTCCCCTTCCAAAGTGTCCTCACAACTCCTAAGGGACAATTGCACAAATCAGACGCAAATTAATTGGTGTATGTGTGGTATCGGAGAATGGTGTACATACATATCCGAGTGGTGTGTCTACCTGAGCCTGCGCCTGTCCAGTCCTCCTGGGCCTGGGCCTAGTCGCGGCATGGTGCCGTATCCTGGATGCATGGTGGGAGGAGCCATACTGTACTCCCATCATCATATCCCAGACTCCTCTGGTCATCCTCCATGCCATAGTGGCCCTGGTGGGCGTAGCGCATGCCCGCCAGCTCCAGGGCACTTCCCATGCCCATCACCCCTCGCCCCACCTGGGGCTGGGCTGCGTAGGGGTCCAGCTGCTGTCTACTGGGGCACGGTACCCAGAGTCAAGGGTCCTGTACCCATCCGCaggtctggagagagacagaagatcAATTATACCAAAGATAGGAAATCTTCAAAGGAATACTAGCATTTTTCTTTCTTTACAGTGCTCTTTTTCACAAACTTTTCACAAACTTTAACGACAGTGGCAGTGGTCTGACCTGTAGCGGTCGTCCATGCGTGTGCCTCTGCTCAGGCTGGCGTAGGCCTCAGAAGGCGGGGCGCTCCTGTAGTCGTCGTACCCCCCGCGGGGCGTAGTGGTAGTTCCTGGGGACCGTGGCTGTGGGGTAGTCTCCCCCTCCACCCTGCCTGTAGGAACGGTCCAGATGGCACTGTAACCGCCCATGCCCGAGACAGACACTCCCCCGTCAATGGACATCGAATCAGAGGGCAGGACAGTACGTGAGGTGATCACCATCTGCAGAAGAGGAAGTACATCACCATGAGACAGGAAGTTGTAGATAATCGTTTTGTCATCCATGGAGGAAATTCTTGTACTGTGACTTATATGTACTGTGTTTATACCGCGTTCCTGCCCGCCGTCCATTGGTTCCATCGTCTGAGAAGGCGAGTGTACTTCCTGGGAATCCCCTTCTGGTGTGTAGCTCTCGTCTAGAGCGCCATGCGCTGGGTCCACCATCCTGTACTGTTAACACAGagcgtcacacacacatacagagcgtcacacacacacacacacagagcgtctcacacacacacacacacacacagagcgtctcacacacacacacacacacgtctcacacacacacacacacagagcgtctcacacacacacacagagcgtctcacacacacacacacagagcgtctcacacacacacacacagagcgtctcacacacacacacacagagcgtctcacacacacacacacagagcgtctcacacacacacacacagagcgtctcacacacacacacacacacacacacacagagcgtctcacacacacacacacacagagcgtctctcacacacacacacacacagagcgcgtctcacacacacacacacacacagagcgcgtctcacacacacacacacagagcgtctcacacacacacacacacagagcgtctcacacacacacacagagcgtctcacacacacacagagcgtctcacacacacacacagagcgtctcacacacacacacagagcgtctcacacacacacacacacagacgtctcacacacacacacacacacacacagaggtctcacacacacacacacacacacacacagagcgtctcacacacacacacacacaccacacacacacacagagcgtctcacacacacacacagagcgtcacacacacaaacacacacacacagagcgtctcacacacacacacacacacagagcgtctcacacacacacacacacagagcgtctctcacaccacacacaagcgctctcaccacacacacacacacgagctctcacacacacacacacagagcgtctcacacacacacacacacagagcgtctcacacacacacacacacagagcgtctcacacacacacacacacagatcgtctcacacacacacacacagatcgtctcacacacacacacacacacacacacagatcgtctcacacacacacacacagatcgtctcacacacacacacacacacacacagcgtctcacacacacacacacacacacacagagcgtctcacacacacacacacacagagcgtctctcacacacacacagagcgtctctcacacacacacacacacacacacagagcgtctcacacacacacacacacagagcgtctcacacacacacacacagatcgtctcacacacacacacacacacagagcgtctcacacacacacacacacagagcgtctcacacacacacacacacagatcgtctcacacacacaccaccacagatcgtctcacacacacacacaccacacacacagatcgtctcacacacacacacacacacacacacacacacacacacacacacacacacacacacacacacacagacacacacacacacacacacacacacacagagcgtctctcacacacacagagcgtctctcacacacacacacacacagagcgtctctcacacacacacacacacagagcgtctctcacacacacagagcgtctctcacacacacacacagagcgtctctcacacacacacacacacacagagcgctctcacacacacacagcgtctctcacacacacagagcgtctctcacacacacacagagcgtctcacacacacacacacacacacagcgtctcacacacacagagcgtctcacacacacacacacacacagagcgtctctcacacacacacagagcgtctctcacacacacacagagcgtctctcacacacacacacacacacacacacagagcgtctctcacacacacacacacaacacacacagagcgtctctcacacacacagagcgtctctcacacaaacacacacacacagagcgtctctcacacacacagagcgtctctcacacacacagagcgtctctcacacacacacacacacagagcgtctctcacacacacacacacagagcgtctctcacacacacacacacacacagagcgtctctcacacacacacacacacacacagagcgtctctcacacacacacacacacacacagagcgtctctcacacacacacacaagagcgtctctcacacacacacaccacacacacagagcgtctctcacacacacacaccacacacagagcgtcctcacacacacaacagagcgtctcacacacacacacacagagcgtctcacacacacacacacacagagcgtctctcacacacacacacacacacagagcgtctctcacacacacacacacacagagctctccacacacacacacagctctcaccACACACaggcgtctcacacacacagagcgtctctctcacacacacacacagcggctcactcacacacacacacacacagagcgtctctcacacacacacacacacagagcgtctctcacacacacacacagagcgtctctcacacacacacagagcgtctctcacacacacacacacacacagagcgtctcacacacacacagagcgtctcacacacacacacacacagagcgtctctcacacacacacacacagagcgtctctcacacacacacacacagagcgtctctcacacaccacagagcgtctctcacacacacacacacacacacacagagcgtctctcacacacacacacacacacacagagcgtctctcacacacacacacacacagatcgtctctcacacacacacacacacacagagcgtctctcacacacacacacagagcgtctctcacacacacacacagacacacagagcgtctctcacataacacacagagcgtctctctcacaccacacacagagagtctctcacacacaccacagagcgtctctcacacacacacacacacagagcgtctctcacacacacatagcgtctctcacacacacagagcgtctctcacacacacacacacagagcgtctctcacacacacacacacccacacagagcgctctcacacacacaccacacacacacaccacagagcgtctctcacacacacacacacgacatcggctctcacacacacacacacacagagcgtctctcacacacaccacacacagagcgtctctcacacacacacacacacacagagcgtctctcacacacacacacacacacagagcgtctctcacacacacacacacacagagcgtctctcacacacacagagcgtctctcacacacacacacacagagcgtctcacacacacacagagcgtctctcacacacacacccacacacacacacacacagagcgtctcacacacacacacacacagagcgtctctcacacacacacacagagcgtctctcacacacacagagcgtctcacacacacacacacacacagagcgtctcacacacacacagagcgtctcacacacacacacacacaacacacacagagcgtctctcacacacacccacacacacagagcgtctctcacacaacacacacacacacacacagagcgtctccacacacccacacacacacacacacacaagcgttcTCTCACACCAcaagcgtctctcacacacacagagcgtctctcacacacacagagcgtctctcacaccacacacacagagcgctctcacacacacacacagagcgtctctcacacacacacacacagagcgtctctcacacacaccacacagcgcgtctctcacacacacacacacacagagcgtctctcacacacacacacacacacacagagcgtctctcacacacacacacacacagagcgtctctctccacccacacacacacacagagctctctcacacacacacagagcgtctctcacacacacacacacacacacacagagcgtctctcacacacacagagcgtctctcacacacacacagagcgtctctcacacacacacaacagagcgtctctcacacacacacacacagagcgtctctcacacacacacacacacagagcgtctctccccacacacacacacacacacacacacacacacacacacacacacacacacacacacacacacccacacacagagcgtctctcacacacacacacagagcgtctctctcacacacacacagagcgtctctctcacacacacacacacacacagagcgtctctcacacacacacaccagagcgtctctcacacaccacacaccagagcgtctctcacacacacagagcgtctcacacacaacacacagcacacacacacagagcgtctctcacacacacacacagagcgtctctcacacacacacacacacacacacagagcgtctctcacacacacacacacacacacagagcgtctctcacacacacacacacacacagagcgtctcacacacacacacacacacacagagcgtctctcacacacacacacacacacagagcgtctctcacacacacacacacacagagcgtctcccccacacacacacacacagagcgtctctcacacacacacacacacagagcgtctctcacacacacacccacaccacacacacaccacacacacacacagagcgtctctcacacacacacacaccacacaagcgtcttcacacacacacagagcgtcacacacacacacaccagaggtctcacacacacacacacacacacacagagcgtctctcacacacacacacacacacacacacagagcgtctctcacacacacacacacacagagcgtctctcacacacacacacacacacacagagcgtctctctcacacacacacacagagcgtctctcacacacacacacaagctctctcacacacacacacagagcgtctctcacaccacacacacacacacacacacacagagcttctctcaacacacaccacacacacagcttctcatcacaccacacacacagagcttctctcacacacacacacacagagcttctctcaccacacacacacacacacagagcgtctcacacacacacaccacacacagagcgtctctcaccacacacacacacacacacagagcgtctctcacacacacacacaacacacaggcgtctctcacacaccacacagagcgtctctcacacagactctctcacacacacacaaacagagcgtctctcacacacacacacacagagcgtctctctcaccacacaccacagagcgtctctctcacacacacacacacacagagcgtctctctcacacacacacacacagagcgtctctctcacacacacacacacacacacacagcagagagcgTCTatcacacacagagcgtctctcacacacacacacacacagagcgtctctcacacacacacacacagagcgtctctcacacacacagagcgtctctcacacacacacacaacacacagagcgtctctcacacacacacaacacacagagcgctctcacacacacacacagagcgtctctcacacacacacacacacacacacagagcgtcacacacacacacacacacagagcgtcacacacacacacacacacagagcgtctcacacacacacacacacagagcgtctctcacacacacacaccacacacacacaccagagcgtctcacacacacacagagcgtctctcacacacaccaccagagcgtctctcacacacaccacagagcgttctcagacacacacacacacagagcgtctctcacacaccacacacacacagagcgtctcacacacacacacagagcgtctcacagacacacacacacagagcgtctctcacacacacagagcgtctctcacacacacacacagagcgtctctcacacacacacacagagcgtctctcacacacacagagcgtctctcacacacacagagcgtctctcacacacacacacacacagagctctctccacacacaccaacacaccgagcgtctctcacacacacacacagcgtctctcacacacacaggcagagcgtctctcacacacacacagagcgtctcacacacacacacaccagagcgtctcacacacagagcgtctcacacacacacacacacagagcgtctcaccacacacagagcgtctctcacacacacacagagcgtctctcacacacacacacacacacacacagatctcttcacacacacacacacccaagagcgtctctcacacacacacagagcgtctctcacacacccccacacacacagagcgtctctcacacacacaacacagagcgtctctcacacacacacacacagagcgtctctcacacacacacacacagagcgtctctcacacacacacacacacacacacagagctctctccacacacacacacacacagagcgtcctcgcacacacacacacccaccgagcgtctctcacacacacacacacacacagagcgtctctcaccacacacacacaccacacacaggcgtctccacacacacacacacacaccacaccagagcgtctcacacacacaccacacaagagcgtctctcacacaccacacacacacagagcgtctctcacacacacacacacacacacacagagcgtctctcacacacacacacagagcgtctctcacacacacacacagagcgtctctcacacacacaacacacagagcgtctctcacacacacacacacacacacagaggtctctcacacacacacacacacagagcgtctctcacacacacacacagagcgtctctcacacacacacagagcgtctctcacacaccacacacacacagcgtctcacacacacacacagagcgtctcacacacaccacacaaagacgtctctcacacacacaccagagcgtctcacacacacacacacagagcgtctctcaccacacagagcgtctctcacacacacacacaacaacagagcgtctctcaacacacacaacacacacaccgagcgtctctcacacacacacacagagcgtctctcacaccacacacacacacacacgagagtctctcacacacacacacagagcgtctctcacacacacacacaccacaccacagagcgtctctcacatacacacagagcgtctctctcacacacacacacagagagtctctcaccacacacacacagagcgtctctcacacacacacacacacagagcgtctatcacacacacatagcGTCTCTCAcaacacagagcgtctctcacacacacacacacacagagcgtctctcacacacaccacacacacacagagcgtctctcacaccacacacacacacacacacagagcgtctctcacacacaccacaacacagagcgtctctcacacacaccacacacagacgtctctcaccacacacacacaccacagagcgtctctcacacacacacacacacacacagcgtctctcacacacacacacacacacagagcgtctcacacacacacagagcgtctctcacacacacaaacacacacacacagagcgtctcacacacacacacacacagagcgtctctcacacacacagagcgtctcacccacacacacacacacagagcgtctcacacacacacagagcgtctctcacacacacacacacacacacacacacacagagcgtctctcacacacacacacacagagcgtctcacacacacacacaagcgtctccacacacacacacacagagcgtctctcacacacacacacagagcgtctcacacacacacacacacacacagagcgtctcacacacacacacgagcgtctctcacacacacagagcgtctctcacaacacacacacaacacacacaccacacacacacacacagagcgtctctcacacacacacacacagagcgtctctcacacacacacaccacacacagagcgtctctcacacacacaacacacacacacacagagcggtctctcacacacacacaccacacacacacagagcgtctctcacacacacacacacacacaccacacagagcgtctctcacacacacagagcgtctctcacacacacacagagcgtctctcacacacacagagcgtctctcacacacacacacacagagcgtctctcacacacacacacacagagcgtctctcaccacacacacagagcgtctctcacacacaccacacagagcgtctctcacacacacacccacaagagcgtctctcacacacacaccaccacacacagaggtctctcaccacacacacacacacagagcgtctctcacacacacacacacagagcgtctctcacacacacacacacacacagagcgtctctcacacacacacacacacacagagcgtctctcacacacacacacacagagcgtctctcacacacacacacacagagctcctcacacacacacagagcgtctctcacacacacacacagagagtctctcacacacacacacagagcgtctctcacacacacacacagagcgtctctcacacacacacacacacacagagcgtctctcacacacacacacacacagagcgtctcacacacacacacacacacacacacacagagcgtctctcacacacacacacagagcgtctctcacacacacacacacacagagcgtctcacacacacagagcgtctcacacacacacacacacacacacacacagagcgtctctcacacacacacccagagcgtctctcacacacacacacacacagagcgtctctctcacacacacacacacacacagagcgtctctcacacacacacacacagagcgtctctcacacacacacacacacagcgtctctcacacacacacacacacagcgtctcacacacacacacacacacacacagagcgtctctcacacacacacacacacacagagcgtctcacacacacacacacacagagcgtctctcaccacacacacacacagcgtctctcacacacacacacacagagcgtctctcacacacacacacacagagcgtctctcacacacacacacacagagcgtctctcacacacacacacacacacacacacacacacacacacacacacagagcgtctctcacacaccaccaccacacagagcgtctctcacacacacagagcgtcacacacacacacagagcgtctcacacacacacacacacacagagcgtctctcacacacacacacacacacacagagcgtctctcacacacaccacacacacacacacacagagcgtctctcacacacacacacacagagcgtctctcacacacacacacagagcgtctcacacacacacacacagagcgtctctcacacacacacacagaagcgttcctcacacacaccacaccagagcgtctctacacacacacacagagcgtctctcacacacccacacacacacacacacacacacacacagagcttctctcaccacacacacacacacagagcttctctcaccacaaccacaccacagagcttctctcacacacacatcacaacagagcttctctcacacacacacacacacaacaccacagagcgtctctctcacacacacacacacacacagagcgtcccccacacacacacacacacacagagcgtctctcacacacacacacacagagcgtctctcacacacacacacagagcgtctctacacacacacaccacccaccagAGCGTCtctacacacatcacacacacacgagcgtctctccacatcacacacacacagagcgtctctctcacacacacacacacacagagcgtctctctcacacacacacacaccacagagcgtctctctcacaacacacacacaccacacacagagaagcgTCTCTCaccacacagagcgtctctcccacacaccacacacacagagcgtctctcacacacacacacacacagagcgtctctcacacacacacacacacagagcgtctctcacacacacacacacacacagagcgtctctcacacacacagagcgtctcacacacacacacacacacagagcgtctctcacacacacacacacacacacacacacagagcgtcacacacacacacacacacagagcgtcacacacacacacacacacagagcgtctctcacacacacacacacacacacacacacacagagcgtctctcacacacacacacagagcgtctctcacacacacacacagagcgtctctcacacacacacacagagcgtctctcacacacacacacacacacagagcgtctctcacacacacacacacaggagcgtctctcacacacacacacagagagtctctcacacacacacccacacacacacacagagcgtctcacacacacacacagagcgtctctcacacacacacacagagcgtctctcacacacacacacacacacagagcgtctctcacacacacacacacacacagagcgtctctcacacacacacacagagcgtctctcacacacacacacacacacagagcgtctcacacacacacacacagagcgtctcacacacacacacacagagcgtctctcacacacacacacacagagcgtctctcacacacacacacacagagcgtctctcacacacacacacacagagcgtctctcacacacacacagagcgtctctcacacacacacacacacacacacagagcgtctctcacacacacacacacacacacacacagagcgtctctcacacacacacacacagagcgtctctcacacacacacacacacacacagagcgtctctcacatacacacacagagcgtctctctcacacacacacacagagagtctctcacacacacacacacagagcgtctctcacacacacatagcgtctctcacacacacagagcgtctctcacacacacacacacacagagcgtctctcacacacacacacacacacagagcgtctctcacacacacacacacacacacacacacagagcgtctctcacacacacacacacacacagagcgtctctcacacacacacacacacagagcgtctctcacacacacacacacacacagagcgtctctcacacacacacacacagagcgtctcacacacacacagagcgtctctcacacacacacagagcgtctctcacacacacacacacacacacacaccaacacacacagcgtctcacacacacacacacacacacagagcgtctctcacacacacagagcgtctcacacacacacaccacacacacacacacacacagagcgtctcacacacacacagagcgtctctcacacacacacacacacacacacacacacacagagcgtctctcacacacacacacacacacacagagcgtctctcacacacacacacacacagagcgtctctcacacacacacacacagagcgtctctcacacacacacacacacacacacagagcgtctctcacacacacacacacacacacagagcgtctctcacacacacacacacacagagcgtctctcacacacacagagcgtctctcacacacacacacagagcgtctctcacacacacacacacacagagcgtctctcacacacacacacacacagagcgtctct
Coding sequences within it:
- the LOC115165198 gene encoding catenin delta-1-like; amino-acid sequence: MAPPTMHPGYGTMPRLGPGPGGLDRRRLRSCEDTLEGDMGGVDTYTWGVNMERGSMASLDSTLRKGPPTSWRQPELPEVIAMLNYRLDPVKTNAAAFLQHLTFKNDKDWLGV